One genomic region from Cellulomonas hominis encodes:
- a CDS encoding amino acid ABC transporter permease has translation MTSTTPPDGTRPAWVPSERQRGRDAYRRTQARRSTLVALVSTVVVAGLAVLGLVSSPGWPRVRQSFLDPEVAWASLPKIAEGLWLNIRVMAVCAVLIVVVAMLLALARTLRGPAFFPLRALATGYVDVFRGLPLILVLLLVGFGLPGLRLQGIPTSAVVLGGLALVLTYSAYVAEVFRAGIESVHPSQIASARSLGLTRGQTLRHVVLPQAWRRVVPPLLNDLVALSKDSGLISILGAVDAVRAAQIQTATYANFTPYVVAGVLFVLLTIPLTRFTDALARRSGWLGSQAGLAGAGAMR, from the coding sequence GTGACCTCGACGACGCCGCCGGACGGCACCCGCCCCGCGTGGGTGCCGTCCGAGCGGCAGCGCGGCCGGGACGCGTACCGGCGCACGCAGGCCCGCCGCTCGACGCTCGTCGCCCTCGTGAGCACGGTCGTGGTGGCGGGCCTCGCCGTGCTCGGGCTGGTGTCGTCGCCGGGCTGGCCCCGGGTGCGGCAGTCGTTCCTGGACCCCGAGGTCGCGTGGGCGTCGCTGCCGAAGATCGCCGAGGGGCTGTGGCTGAACATCCGCGTCATGGCGGTCTGCGCGGTGCTCATCGTGGTCGTCGCCATGCTGCTGGCCCTGGCGCGGACGCTGCGCGGGCCGGCGTTCTTCCCGCTGCGCGCGCTCGCGACCGGGTACGTGGACGTGTTCCGCGGGCTGCCGCTGATCCTCGTGCTGCTGCTGGTCGGCTTCGGCCTGCCGGGGCTGCGGCTGCAGGGCATCCCGACGTCGGCGGTCGTGCTGGGCGGGCTCGCGCTGGTGCTGACCTACTCGGCCTACGTGGCGGAGGTGTTCCGGGCGGGCATCGAGTCGGTGCACCCGTCCCAGATCGCGTCCGCCCGGTCCCTCGGGCTCACCCGGGGGCAGACGCTCCGGCACGTCGTGCTTCCCCAGGCCTGGCGCCGGGTGGTCCCGCCCCTGCTGAACGACCTGGTGGCGCTGTCCAAGGACTCCGGGCTGATCTCGATCCTCGGAGCCGTGGACGCGGTCCGGGCCGCGCAGATCCAGACCGCGACCTACGCGAACTTCACGCCCTACGTCGTCGCGGGCGTGCTGTTCGTGCTGCTGACCATCCCGCTGACCCGGTTCACCGACGCGCTCGCGCGGCGCAGCGGCTGGCTGGGCTCGCAGGCCGGCCTGGCCGGGGCGGGGGCCATGCGATGA
- a CDS encoding amino acid ABC transporter ATP-binding protein, producing the protein MTDAPLLRVDRVRKAFGDHVVLDDLSLEVAEHQVVVLIGASGSGKSTLLRCVNLLEEVDDGVIEVAGQEVTDPRVDANAVRARIGMVFQAYNLFPHLRVLDNVALAPRLVHKVGRAEARERAAAMLERVGLAAKAGAFPDELSGGQQQRVAIARALVTQPALMLLDEVTSALDPELVGEVLDLLGELKDEGTTMVVATHEMAFARHVADEVCFLHEGRILERGPADQVLVSPREPRTREFLRRFTD; encoded by the coding sequence ATGACCGACGCCCCCCTGCTGCGGGTCGACCGGGTCCGCAAGGCGTTCGGCGACCACGTCGTGCTGGACGACCTGTCCCTCGAGGTCGCCGAGCACCAGGTCGTCGTGCTGATCGGCGCGTCCGGGTCCGGGAAGTCGACGCTCCTGCGCTGCGTGAACCTGCTCGAGGAGGTCGACGACGGCGTCATCGAGGTCGCCGGGCAGGAGGTCACCGACCCGCGGGTGGACGCCAACGCCGTCCGCGCCCGCATCGGCATGGTGTTCCAGGCGTACAACCTGTTCCCGCACCTGCGGGTGCTGGACAACGTGGCGCTGGCCCCGCGGCTGGTGCACAAGGTCGGCCGGGCCGAGGCGCGCGAGCGGGCCGCGGCGATGCTGGAGCGCGTCGGGCTCGCGGCCAAGGCCGGGGCGTTCCCGGACGAGCTGTCCGGCGGTCAGCAGCAGCGCGTGGCGATCGCCCGGGCCCTCGTGACGCAGCCGGCGCTCATGCTGCTGGACGAGGTCACGAGCGCCCTGGACCCGGAGCTGGTCGGCGAGGTGCTCGACCTGCTCGGCGAGCTCAAGGACGAGGGCACGACGATGGTCGTGGCGACGCACGAGATGGCGTTCGCCCGGCACGTCGCGGACGAGGTGTGCTTCCTGCACGAGGGCCGGATCCTCGAGCGCGGACCGGCGGACCAGGTCCTGGTCTCCCCCCGCGAGCCCCGCACCCGCGAGTTCCTGCGCCGCTTCACGGACTGA
- a CDS encoding FAD-dependent oxidoreductase: MSSNRPVRVAVVGAGPAGIYASDILARSGLDVAIDLIERLPAPFGLVRYGVAPDHPRIKQIIVALHKVLERGDIRLLCNVDYGVDLKLEDLRRHYDAVIFATGAIKDADLPIPGIELDGSYGAADFVSWYDGHPDVPRTWPLTAQHVAVLGAGNVALDVARILAKHADDLLPTEVPQNVYDVLKASPVTDVHVFARRGPAQAKFSPLELRELGHVPDVDVVVYPEDFDFDEGSMAAIHSSNQTKQVVKTLTDWTLKEPEELTASRRIHLHFLHKPVEVLGAGGAVVGLRTERTALTGDGTVAGTGQTHDWPVQAVYRAVGYFGSPLVDVPFDEAKGVIANREGRVVDVDGEPVPGVYTTGWIKRGPVGLIGHTKSDASETIRHLVEDAGDVADPANPFLSATEPDPQSVVDFLTARGARPIQWAGWELLDAYERALGEPHGRDRIKVVPREDMVRIALAEAADES, translated from the coding sequence GTGAGCTCGAACCGCCCCGTCCGCGTGGCCGTCGTGGGGGCCGGTCCCGCCGGGATCTACGCCTCCGACATCCTGGCCCGCTCCGGCCTGGACGTCGCGATCGACCTGATCGAGCGCCTGCCGGCGCCGTTCGGCCTGGTCCGCTACGGCGTGGCCCCCGACCACCCGCGGATCAAGCAGATCATCGTGGCGCTGCACAAGGTGCTCGAGCGCGGCGACATCCGCCTGCTGTGCAACGTGGACTACGGCGTCGACCTCAAGCTCGAGGACCTGCGCCGGCACTACGACGCGGTGATCTTCGCGACCGGCGCGATCAAGGACGCCGACCTGCCGATCCCGGGCATCGAGCTGGACGGCTCGTACGGCGCCGCCGACTTCGTGTCCTGGTACGACGGGCACCCGGACGTCCCGCGGACCTGGCCGCTGACCGCGCAGCACGTCGCGGTGCTCGGCGCCGGCAACGTGGCCCTGGACGTCGCCCGCATCCTCGCGAAGCACGCCGACGACCTGCTGCCGACCGAGGTGCCGCAGAACGTCTACGACGTCCTCAAGGCCAGCCCGGTGACGGACGTGCACGTGTTCGCCCGTCGCGGGCCGGCGCAGGCGAAGTTCTCCCCGCTGGAGCTGCGCGAGCTCGGCCACGTCCCGGACGTCGACGTGGTCGTCTACCCGGAGGACTTCGACTTCGACGAGGGCTCGATGGCCGCGATCCACTCGTCGAACCAGACGAAGCAGGTCGTCAAGACCCTCACGGACTGGACGCTCAAGGAGCCCGAGGAGCTCACCGCGAGCCGCCGCATCCACCTGCACTTCCTGCACAAGCCGGTCGAGGTGCTGGGTGCCGGCGGCGCGGTCGTGGGGCTGCGCACCGAGCGGACCGCGCTGACCGGCGACGGCACCGTCGCCGGCACCGGGCAGACCCACGACTGGCCGGTGCAGGCCGTGTACCGCGCCGTCGGCTACTTCGGGTCCCCTCTGGTGGACGTGCCGTTCGACGAGGCCAAGGGCGTGATCGCGAACCGCGAGGGCCGCGTGGTGGACGTGGACGGCGAGCCGGTGCCCGGCGTGTACACGACCGGCTGGATCAAGCGCGGGCCGGTCGGCCTCATCGGGCACACCAAGTCCGACGCGAGCGAGACGATCCGGCACCTGGTCGAGGACGCCGGCGACGTCGCCGACCCGGCGAACCCGTTCCTGTCCGCGACCGAGCCCGACCCGCAGTCCGTGGTCGACTTCCTCACCGCGCGCGGCGCCCGCCCGATCCAGTGGGCGGGCTGGGAGCTGCTGGACGCGTACGAGCGGGCCCTCGGGGAGCCGCACGGCCGCGACCGGATCAAGGTCGTCCCGCGCGAGGACATGGTCCGCATCGCCCTGGCCGAGGCGGCCGACGAGTCCTGA
- the rarD gene encoding EamA family transporter RarD has product MSPALPSADGTSTVAPATPATPAPAGPAALDPRGLAAGTSAYLLWGVLPLYFALLKPSGAIEIVAHRVVWSLLFCAVALTVTRSWRSFVAVLRAPRTMGLIALAAVLLAVNWLAFVFGTLTGHVVDAALGYFINPIVTVALAVLVLRERLRRMQWVALGFGVAAVLVITLGYGRLPWIALTLAGSFGVYGLLKNRVGRTVAAAPGLAAETLVLVPFSLAYLAGLAAAGSGTFVGAGPWHALALVGTGVITALPLLLFGEAARRLPLSVVGMLQYLAPVLQFAIGVLVLHESMAPARWWGFGLVWVALVLLTVDGVRARRGTALRAAVR; this is encoded by the coding sequence GTGAGCCCCGCCCTGCCCTCCGCCGACGGCACCTCGACCGTCGCGCCCGCGACACCCGCCACCCCCGCCCCCGCCGGTCCGGCGGCCCTCGACCCGCGCGGCCTCGCCGCCGGTACCTCCGCCTACCTGCTGTGGGGCGTGCTGCCGCTGTACTTCGCGCTGCTCAAGCCGTCCGGGGCGATCGAGATCGTCGCCCACCGCGTCGTGTGGTCGCTGCTGTTCTGCGCGGTGGCGCTGACCGTGACCCGGTCGTGGCGGTCGTTCGTCGCGGTGCTGCGCGCGCCGCGGACCATGGGGCTGATCGCTCTCGCGGCCGTGCTGCTGGCGGTCAACTGGCTGGCGTTCGTGTTCGGGACCCTGACCGGGCACGTGGTGGACGCCGCGCTCGGCTACTTCATCAACCCGATCGTCACCGTGGCCCTCGCCGTCCTCGTGCTGCGCGAGCGGCTGCGCCGGATGCAGTGGGTCGCCCTCGGGTTCGGCGTCGCGGCGGTGCTGGTCATCACGCTCGGGTACGGGCGGCTGCCGTGGATCGCGCTGACCCTGGCCGGCTCGTTCGGGGTGTACGGCCTGCTGAAGAACCGGGTCGGCCGGACCGTCGCCGCCGCGCCGGGCCTGGCGGCGGAGACCCTGGTGCTCGTCCCGTTCTCCCTCGCGTACCTCGCGGGGCTCGCGGCCGCCGGCAGCGGGACGTTCGTCGGCGCCGGCCCGTGGCACGCCCTGGCGCTCGTGGGCACCGGCGTCATCACGGCGCTGCCGCTGCTGCTGTTCGGGGAGGCCGCGCGGCGGCTGCCGCTCAGCGTGGTGGGGATGCTGCAGTACCTCGCGCCGGTGCTGCAGTTCGCGATCGGGGTGCTGGTGCTGCACGAGTCGATGGCGCCCGCGCGGTGGTGGGGCTTCGGGCTGGTGTGGGTCGCGCTCGTGCTGCTGACCGTGGACGGGGTGCGGGCGCGCCGGGGGACGGCGCTGCGGGCGGCGGTGCGCTGA
- a CDS encoding type VII secretion target, with product MGEIDTGAVRSAAGRIEQVASTVRDHVPDEVGDVASALPGSASAGAGTALATAWGEAFRGWATRADAQGQTLRDAAEAWESTNQGVARRFAGRQAVL from the coding sequence GTGGGGGAGATCGACACCGGGGCCGTCCGGTCCGCGGCGGGCCGGATCGAGCAGGTCGCGAGCACCGTGCGCGACCACGTCCCGGACGAGGTGGGCGACGTCGCCTCCGCGCTGCCCGGCAGCGCGAGCGCCGGTGCCGGGACCGCGCTGGCCACCGCCTGGGGCGAGGCCTTCCGCGGCTGGGCCACCCGCGCCGACGCGCAGGGCCAGACCCTGCGGGACGCCGCCGAGGCCTGGGAGTCGACGAACCAGGGCGTCGCGCGGCGCTTCGCCGGCCGGCAGGCGGTCCTCTGA